A genomic region of Negativicutes bacterium contains the following coding sequences:
- a CDS encoding LemA family protein, whose product MTSIIIVIVLLLLIGVFLMVTYNSLVILRQRVQNSWSQIDIQLKRRHDLIPNLVEIVKGYAKHEQETFEKVTAARTGAISAQNINEQLAAENILSGALKSLFAVAEAYPELKANTNFLELQSQLTDTEDKISFARQFYNDTVQKFNTKIELFPFNLIAGFLGFEMVSYYSLGPSSSERDSLKINF is encoded by the coding sequence ATGACAAGTATAATAATAGTGATTGTGCTACTTTTATTAATTGGTGTTTTTTTAATGGTAACATATAATAGTTTGGTAATATTAAGACAACGAGTACAAAACTCTTGGTCGCAAATTGATATTCAATTAAAACGGAGACATGATTTAATTCCTAATTTAGTAGAGATAGTTAAAGGTTATGCCAAGCATGAGCAAGAAACTTTTGAAAAAGTGACAGCTGCGAGAACTGGTGCTATTAGTGCGCAAAATATTAATGAGCAATTAGCGGCGGAAAATATTTTAAGTGGTGCCTTAAAATCACTATTTGCGGTAGCAGAGGCTTATCCTGAGCTAAAGGCTAATACTAATTTTTTAGAATTACAGTCACAACTTACTGATACTGAAGATAAGATCTCCTTTGCAAGACAGTTTTATAATGATACTGTTCAAAAATTTAATACTAAAATTGAGTTGTTCCCTTTTAATTTAATAGCCGGATTTTTAGGCTTTGAAATGGTTTCATATTATTCGTTAGGACCAAGTAGTAGTGAAAGAGATAGTTTAAAAATTAATTTTTGA
- a CDS encoding zinc-ribbon domain-containing protein gives MLKKCPNCNSTVSDDDVFCGACGNKITDVTMQNFNIANNEVSQKEKITKNIFIVIFFIIALLTLITGSIYWTISKKQSNPVTNHNYKEAVTQNVIASNEDSVNLALAKTYLPKPGLKCEFFLNYPDGQSGPVTRISANLLTNSKIIVSESESNFEAGAEYGYGFYYLELKDGVYLIYDQNITHKPTPIIKNNPTIGQTWTVTDDFGTTTWKVVALNENLNLDFKIIENCLVIEEYNDVFGLKTLTYYAPNLGRVLVKHANSGAEYFKLIKYTEIEKNAAIEEVKRWSPNYINIEEIISKQQ, from the coding sequence GTGCTAAAAAAATGTCCGAATTGTAATAGTACTGTCAGTGATGATGATGTTTTTTGCGGTGCTTGTGGCAATAAAATAACTGATGTTACTATGCAAAATTTTAATATAGCAAATAATGAAGTTAGTCAGAAGGAGAAAATCACAAAAAATATTTTCATAGTAATATTTTTTATTATTGCGTTGTTAACTTTAATAACAGGAAGCATTTATTGGACAATATCTAAGAAACAGTCTAACCCTGTAACAAACCATAATTATAAAGAAGCAGTCACTCAAAATGTTATTGCTAGTAACGAAGATAGTGTTAATTTAGCATTAGCAAAAACATATTTGCCGAAACCTGGTTTAAAGTGTGAATTTTTTTTGAATTATCCTGATGGACAATCAGGTCCAGTGACTAGGATTAGTGCGAACCTTCTCACAAACTCCAAAATTATTGTTAGTGAAAGTGAAAGTAATTTTGAAGCAGGTGCAGAATATGGTTATGGATTTTATTATCTAGAATTAAAAGATGGAGTCTATTTGATTTATGATCAAAATATAACGCACAAACCAACGCCGATTATTAAGAACAATCCAACTATTGGGCAAACTTGGACTGTTACAGATGATTTTGGCACTACAACTTGGAAAGTTGTGGCATTGAATGAAAATCTTAACCTTGATTTCAAGATAATAGAAAATTGTCTGGTAATAGAAGAATACAATGATGTTTTTGGACTCAAAACTTTAACTTATTATGCGCCTAATTTAGGAAGAGTTTTGGTAAAACATGCTAACTCCGGAGCAGAGTATTTTAAATTAATAAAATATACAGAAATTGAGAAAAATGCTGCGATAGAGGAAGTTAAGCGATGGTCGCCTAATTATATTAACATTGAAGAAATAATAAGTAAGCAACAATAA
- a CDS encoding zinc ribbon domain-containing protein, with protein MDNNLVFKLNFDDFNHLFKISGLRGNNLSPFKTDIEQSTNENPSKFFQELLKSDSLQEFSEIILEPDLVVNFKSGGSISEKDYYQVFFSKKHSKIIAQFKNSENQFINILFKNFNNFMSWWSDLYCSIGQEGYNNIISGNQELETVICFFAGLDFYKRASLESMLEYNPQINNSIYINDFLDLIKSSLASADTRWLLPTLFELNQTLKKQQISLQPKHLESLKNLGFFTTIQNNTITLSNLGQAIGVEFLTNWLGAIGIEIITTIKEEPVILAQAFLTATAFTNHLILITENNDNYVLNYQTNTKNEVIINMENLINNYWQGTEINIDSEQIKFCGECGEKILIAKKFCTKCGALL; from the coding sequence ATGGACAATAATTTAGTTTTCAAGCTAAACTTTGATGATTTTAATCATCTTTTTAAAATTTCAGGGCTTAGGGGAAATAATCTTTCCCCTTTTAAAACTGATATAGAACAGAGCACCAATGAAAATCCTTCAAAATTTTTTCAAGAGTTATTAAAAAGTGATAGTTTGCAGGAATTCTCAGAGATAATATTAGAACCTGATTTAGTTGTTAATTTTAAAAGTGGTGGTTCGATATCAGAAAAAGATTATTATCAAGTGTTTTTTTCTAAGAAACATAGTAAAATTATTGCTCAATTTAAAAATAGTGAAAATCAGTTTATCAATATATTATTTAAAAATTTCAATAATTTCATGAGTTGGTGGTCGGACTTATATTGTAGTATAGGACAAGAAGGTTACAATAATATTATTTCAGGAAATCAGGAGTTAGAGACAGTTATTTGCTTTTTTGCGGGACTGGATTTTTATAAAAGAGCTAGCCTTGAGAGTATGTTAGAGTATAATCCTCAAATTAATAACAGTATCTACATTAATGACTTTTTAGATTTAATTAAATCTTCTTTAGCTAGTGCTGATACCAGATGGTTATTACCTACGTTATTTGAACTTAATCAAACCTTAAAGAAACAACAAATTTCATTGCAGCCGAAGCATCTTGAATCTTTAAAAAATCTCGGGTTTTTTACTACGATACAAAATAATACTATAACTTTAAGTAATTTAGGGCAGGCTATCGGAGTTGAATTCTTAACAAACTGGCTTGGCGCTATAGGAATTGAAATTATAACGACAATAAAAGAAGAACCAGTAATATTAGCACAAGCTTTTTTGACTGCAACCGCTTTTACTAATCATTTAATATTAATAACAGAAAATAATGATAACTATGTTTTAAATTATCAAACTAATACTAAAAATGAAGTAATTATTAATATGGAAAATCTAATCAATAATTATTGGCAAGGAACTGAGATCAATATTGATAGTGAACAAATTAAATTTTGTGGCGAATGTGGTGAGAAGATTTTGATAGCAAAGAAATTTTGTACTAAATGCGGAGCATTGTTATAA